From Bdellovibrionales bacterium:
ACCGGAATGGTCAAGTTACAAATCCCTGCAGGAAAAGCAAACCCAGCACCTCCAGTAGGTCCCGCACTGGGACAACATGGTGTTAACATCATGGAATTCTGCAAACAGTTTAACGCTCGTACTGCAAAAGAAGGCGATACGGTTATTCCTGTTTTAATTACGATTTATCAAGATCGTTCATTCACATTTATCACCAAGACGCCACCGGTTTCGATCTTGATTAAAAAAGCAATCAAGCTCACGAGTGGATCAAAAATGCCTCAGAAGGATAAAGTCGGCAAAATCAAAATGGCTGATATCAAAAAAATCGCTGAGCAA
This genomic window contains:
- the rplK gene encoding 50S ribosomal protein L11, with protein sequence MAKKVTGMVKLQIPAGKANPAPPVGPALGQHGVNIMEFCKQFNARTAKEGDTVIPVLITIYQDRSFTFITKTPPVSILIKKAIKLTSGSKMPQKDKVGKIKMADIKKIAEQKLPDLNCLEVQSAVNQVIGTCKSMGVEVID